From the Phyllostomus discolor isolate MPI-MPIP mPhyDis1 chromosome 7, mPhyDis1.pri.v3, whole genome shotgun sequence genome, one window contains:
- the TMEM74 gene encoding transmembrane protein 74: MELHHLARKNSQAALCNAVGWSSGGSPVGQADSAASKAALCCQRRCASTPRAPEMEGSKLCPSPSSTSSLQDSVIQPDSFPPGPLTSGNTQVAERKVCNCCSQELETSFTYVDENVNLEQRNQSSPSAKGSNHTGDLDWGDSNEWSHEAAISLISDDEDDTSSEATSSGKSVDYGFISAILFLVTGILLVIISYIVPREVTVDPNTVAAREMERLEKESARLGAHLDRCVIAGLCLLTLGGVVLSCLLMMSMWKGELYSRNRFASSKESAKLYGSFSFRMKTSTNENTLELSLVEEDALAVQS; the protein is encoded by the coding sequence ATGGAGCTCCACCATCTTGCTAGGAAGAACAGCCAGGCAGCCTTGTGCAATGCTGTGGGCTGGAGTTCAGGAGGGTCTCCCGTCGGCCAGGCAGATTCGGCAGCCTCCAAAGCTGCTCTCTGCTGCCAGAGACGCTGTGCATCGACACCAAGAGCACCCGAGATGGAAGGCTCTAAACTTTGCCCTTCTCCATCATCCACCTCCTCTCTGCAAGACAGTGTTATTCAGCCAGACTCCTTCCCACCTGGACCTCTCACCTCAGGGAACACCCAAGTAGCAGAACGGAAAGTCTGCAATTGCTGCAGCCAGGAACTGGAAACTTCTTTCACTTACGTGGACGAGAATGTTAACTTGGAGCAGAGGAACCAGAGCTCCCCTTCTGCAAAAGGGAGTAATCACACGGGAGACCTTGACTGGGGAGATTCCAATGAGTGGTCCCACGAGGCTGCCATTTCCTTGATATCTGACGATGAAGATGATACAAGTTCAGAAGCCACATCTTCAGGGAAGTCAGTAGACTATGGCTTCATCAGCGCCATCTTGTTCTTGGTCACGGGCATCTTGCTGGTGATCATCTCTTATATTGTCCCACGGGAAGTGACTGTGGATCCCAACACCGTGGCCGCCCGGGAGATGGAACGCCTGGAGAAGGAGAGCGCCAGGCTCGGGGCGCATCTGGACCGGTGTGTGATTGCCGGACTCTGCCTGCTTACTCTCGGGGGTGTCGTTCTGTCCTGTCTGCTCATGATGTCTATGTGGAAAGGGGAGCTGTATAGTCGCAACAGGTTTGCGTCTTCCAAAGAGTCTGCAAAACTCTACGGTTCTTTCAGCTTCAGGATGAAAACCAGCACTAATGAAAACACCCTGGAGCTGTCCTTGGTAGAGGAAGATGCTCTGGCTGTTCAGAGTTAA